Proteins co-encoded in one Malus sylvestris chromosome 7, drMalSylv7.2, whole genome shotgun sequence genomic window:
- the LOC126630164 gene encoding uncharacterized protein LOC126630164 — protein sequence MGDLQVVGGVKKLNNKNYNTWATCMESYLQGQDLWEVVGGGEVTQPAAEDANGILQKWKIKAGKSMFALKTTIEEEMLEHIRDAKTPKEAWDTFVTLFSKKNDTRLQLLENELLSMVQRDMTIAQYFHKVKSICREISELDRTAPIGETRMKRIIIYGLRPEYRGFVAAIQGWPTQPSLVEFENLLAG from the coding sequence ATGGGTGACCTTCAAGTAGTTGGAGGAGtcaagaagctcaacaacaaaaactacaaTACGTGGGCAACATGTATGGAGTCTTACTTACAAGGTCAGGACCTTTGGGAGGTTGTCGGTGGTGGTGAGGTTACACAACCGGCGGCAGAAGACGCCAATGGCATCTTGCAAAAGTGGAAAATTAAAGCAGGCAAATCGATGTTTGCTTTAAAGAccacaattgaagaagaaatgttgGAGCACATCCGGGATGCCAAAACGCCAAAGGAAGCATGGGACACTTTTGTTACACTTTTTTCAAAGAAGAATGATACAAGACTGCAACTTCTCGAGAACGAGCTGCTATCGATGGTGCAACGCGACATGACGATTGCCCAGTACTTTCACAAGGTGAAGTCGATATGCCGCGAAATTTCAGAGTTAGATCGAACAGCTCCTATTGGGGAAACCAGGATGAAAAGAATAATTATCTATGGTTTGAGACCCGAATATCGAGGGTTCGTTGCCGCTATACAGGGATGGCCAACACAACCATCGCttgttgagtttgaaaatttgcttgCAGGTTAA
- the LOC126630165 gene encoding uncharacterized protein LOC126630165: MVNDLIDAESSTWDVGLVNNLFDDEEARIILGMPTSVTGGTDQLIWHYFRHGQYTVRTGYGVAIELHENGELGRKGTGMSGNGRGEDQLDSTGFRGSDFRDCWKKLFERYKDEEQSEELFQEMAFVLWRIWKCRNDFVFNGIMRDPQKALMLLRKHLQEYKDV; encoded by the exons ATGGTGAATGACTTGATTGACGCAGAGTCAAGTACGTGGGATGTGGGGTTGGTAAATAACCTCTTCGATGATGAGGAGGCAAGAATAATTCTGGGGATGCCAACGAGCGTTACTGGGGGAACCGATCAATTAATTTGGCACTATTTTCGACATGGTCAGTATACGGTTAGGACCGGGTATGGGGTTGCCATTGAGCTTCATGAGAATGGGGAGTTGGGGAGGAAAGGTACGGGGATGAGTGGTAATGGCAGGGGTGAAGACCAA CTTGACTCTACAGGCTTTAGAGGGTCTGACTTTCGAGATTGTTGGAAGAAGTTATTTGAAAGGTACAAGGATGAGGAACAAAGTGAGGAGCTTTTTCAGGAAATGGCCTTTGTTCTATGGAGAATTTGGAAATGTAGAAATGATTTTGTCTTTAATGGGATTATGCGTGACCCACAGAAGGCTCTCATGCTTTTGCGTAAGCACCTTCAGGAGTATAAAGATGTCTAG